The following proteins are encoded in a genomic region of Clarias gariepinus isolate MV-2021 ecotype Netherlands chromosome 12, CGAR_prim_01v2, whole genome shotgun sequence:
- the mrpl42 gene encoding 39S ribosomal protein L42, mitochondrial, giving the protein MAAWRRLTCVSLTVTRASCNGSTHTLQGGARAFRSASGQHLTAPDNNGVVDLAVARDGKTIVCFHPAPDVAYELTKPIPSTDATLDSTETHDLVLKSQLHKDVLKNQKTPAVEELAKMFYTTKHRWYPVGQYHTRRRNRDPPKDR; this is encoded by the exons ATGGCTGCGTGGAGGCGGTTAACCTGTGTGTCTCTCACAGTCACACGGGCGTCCTGTAAcgggagcacacacacactgcagggcGGAG CCCGGGCGTTTCGTTCAGCATCAGGACAACATTTAACTGCTCCTGATAACAACGG GGTCGTGGACCTCGCTGTGGCACGTGATGGTAAAACCATAGTGTGTTTTCACCCTGCTCCAGACGTTGCCTATGAGCTGACAAAG CCCATTCCAAGTACAGATGCTACACTTGATTCTACAGAAACACATGATCTAGTGTTGAAGTCTCAGCTCCATAAGGATGTTTTAAAGAACCAAAAGACCCCAGCAGTAGAGGAGCTTGCCAAGATGTTTTACACTACAAAGCACCGCTGGTACCCAGTCGGACA ATACCATACAAGGCGCAGGAACCGAGACCCACCCAAAGACCGATAG